The window AACGCCGCGTTTCCGTTTTCATTCATTGTGGCTCAGTAACTCTTTCGCTTCCGAAATCCCCCTCCCGTGAAATAACGGGCGAGGGATTTCATGCGGCGCGCCAGTCTATGTGGTCGGCTACCTCGGAGAACACCTCGTCGAGGATATCCACGCCGGCGTCGGCTTGTTCTTCTGTGATCACCAGCGGCGGATTGATCCGGATGCGCGGGAAGTAGCTCATCGAGACGAGGCCGCGCTTCAGGCACTCCAGGAAGATGTGCTCCGTCACCTTCTTGTTGAGGAGCTGCTTGCTGTCGCGATCGCGCACGAGATCGAGGCCGATCATCAACCCCTTGCCGCGCACGTCGCCGACGAATTCGTATTTCTCAACGAACTCGCGCAGCCGCCTGAGCATCTTGTCGCCGACCGTGCGCGAATTGTCGACCAGCTTCTCCTTGCGAATCGTCTTGATCGTTTCCGACACGGCAACTGCCGCGAGCGGGTTTCCACCGTAGCTCGACGACGACGCGCTCGGCTTGCCGAACGGCTCGGCCTTGCCGAGCTCGTCGCTCAGCAGCACGCCCGATACCGGGAAGCCCGAGCCCATGCCCTTGCCGACGGTGACGATATCGGGATCGACGCCGCTGTGCTCGACGCCCCACATCTTTCCGGTGCGGCCGAAGCCGGTGATCATTTCGTCGGCGATTAGCATCGCGCCGAGGTCTTTTGCCATCGACTTGATCGCAGGCAGCCAATCCTCGGGCGGAATCACGTTGCCGGCCGTTCCCTGCATCGGCTCCACGAGGACGGCCGCGACTTCGCCGGCCGAGCTGTTCTTCACCTGCTCGCGCGCGAAATCGACGCACGCCAGTCCGCACGACGGATGCTTCAACTTGAAGGGGCATCGATAACAATCGGCGTACGGTACCTGGTAACGTCCGCCGGGCAGCGGACCGTAGCCCTGCTTCGATTCGTCGCCGATCAGTCCCATCACG is drawn from Candidatus Binataceae bacterium and contains these coding sequences:
- a CDS encoding aspartate aminotransferase family protein, with product MSKGKLPTITTPVPGPKSQEIFADEQAHIAPGRQRISLLAGVAFDHGEGATLTDADGNTYVDFFAGVAVASLGHAHPGYAKAIGDQVARLNVGTFATKERAEAFKLLGEVAPSNLKRAHLYSGGAEAVEAALRLARSATKKHEVVSFWGGFHGKTYGVMGLIGDESKQGYGPLPGGRYQVPYADCYRCPFKLKHPSCGLACVDFAREQVKNSSAGEVAAVLVEPMQGTAGNVIPPEDWLPAIKSMAKDLGAMLIADEMITGFGRTGKMWGVEHSGVDPDIVTVGKGMGSGFPVSGVLLSDELGKAEPFGKPSASSSSYGGNPLAAVAVSETIKTIRKEKLVDNSRTVGDKMLRRLREFVEKYEFVGDVRGKGLMIGLDLVRDRDSKQLLNKKVTEHIFLECLKRGLVSMSYFPRIRINPPLVITEEQADAGVDILDEVFSEVADHIDWRAA